Sequence from the Nocardia brasiliensis genome:
GCCGAAGGTGCCGAACGACTTCGGCGCGGGTGCACTGTGGAAGATCGAGGCGAGCAGGTGGGTCTTGCCGACACCGAAGCCGCCGTCGAGGTAGAGACCCGCTCCGGAAACCGGCTTCTTCTTGCCGAACAGGCTCTTCTTGTTCCCGGCCTTGTGGATCTTGGCGACCTCCCCCGCGAACTCCTCGGCCTTGCGGACCGCGGCGGCCTGGCTCGGTTCCTTGGGGTCGGGAATGTAGGAGGCGAAGCTGACCTCATCGAACATGGGCGGCGGCACCATCTGGGCGACGAGCTGGTCGGCCGGAACCTCCGGGTGGCGGTCGACGAGGCGTTCTTGCATACGCGAGAGCCTAGTGACGTGGTGTGATCTATCTTCATGCAGCGTAGCCACAATGCGATCCAGCTCACAGACCTGAACCCGGGCGATCTCGCGCGGCTGTACGCCTACCCCGAGAACCTGTCCGCGCCATGGGTGCGCGCCAATTTCGTGGCGAGCATCGACGGCGCAGCTACCAGCGACGGCCAGTCGGAGGGACTCGGCACGCCCGCCGACAAGACCGTGTTCCTGATGCTGCGCGAACTTGCCGATGTCGTGCTGGTCGGCGCGGGCACGGTCCGTTCGGAGAACTACGGCGGCGCGCGGACCGATCCGCAGGTGCGGCGGACGCTGCACCAGCGTGGCGCGGGCGGACATCCGGACGGCGCGGCGCCACCGATCGCGGTGGTCACCGCGAGCGCGGCGATCGACGTCGGCGCCCGGCTGCTCACCGATACGACGGTCCCGCCGTTGATCATCACCACCGCCACCGCGCCCGCCGAGCGCAAACAGCAACTCGCCGACGCGGGCGCGGAGGTGATCGAGGCGGGCGATCTCGCCGTCACGCCCAACGGCCTGTTACGCGTGCTGGCCGAACGCGGGCTCTACCGCGTGCTGTGCGAGGGCGGACCGCATCTGTTCGGCGAACTGCTCACCGCCGACGTGGTCGACGACCTGTGCCTGACCACCGCCCCGATCCTGGTCGGCGGCACCGCACGGCGGATCTCGTTGTCCGCACACGAGTTCCATCGGCGGATGCGCCGCGCGCACCTGCTGCTCGACGACGACGGCACGATGCTGACCCGCTGGATCCGGCAATAGCCGCGCCGGCGCGGCCCGTCGACCCCTGCTTTGTGAAAGACCGGCCCGAACCTGGCAGGCTGTAGCGCATGCGCTGGACTCGGGCCGTCGTGCTGGCCGCGACACTCTCGACAGTTATCGCCGGATGCGGGGCGGGGCCCTCCGACCGTCCCGGCGTTGCCGTCGAGCGCCAGCGGGTCGGCGGCGCGGCTACCACCTCGCCCGCCCCGCCCCCGCCGCCGAGCGCCGAACTGCCGAAATCCGATCTGTCCTGGCGTGAATGCACCAAGCCGACCCTCGACCTGCTCGGCTTCGGGCCAGCCCCGGCGGGCCTGGTACTCGACTGCGCCGAGTTCACCACGCCGATCGATGCGGCGGGCTCGGTGAGCGGCAAGTTCCGGACCGCCGCCATTCGCGCCAAACTGCCGCAGACCCCCGCCGACGTGGCCCCGCTGGTCCTCACCTCCGGCTCGGACCGGTCCTCGACGGCCACCCTCGCGGGTCTGGCCACCGGGCCGGCGAGCGCACTGCTGGCCGCGCGGCCGATCGTCGCGGTGGACCGCCGCGGCATCGGCAGCTCGCTGCCGATCGACTGCCTGCCCGCCGAGATCCGCAAGGGCATGGCCGACAACGCCCAATTCGGGCCGGGCGCAGCCGATCCGGTCGAGGCGATGATCGAGTACAGCCAGGACGGCACCATCGCCTGCCGCGACTTCCTGCAGCCCTCCGAGGGCACCTTCGACGCACCTCACGCCGCCGACGACATCGAGCAGCTGCGCAGGGTGTGGCAGGTCGAGCACATCGCGCTGCTCGGCACCGGCAACGGAGCGAAGGTCGCGCTGAGCTACGCCCGCAAGTACGGCGATCACCTGGCCCGGCTCGTGCTCGACTCCCCCGAGGCCGTCGCCGTCGACGCCACCACCCGCGCCGAACAGCAATTGACGGGCGCCGAAGCCGCGTTGACCGCGTTCGCCCAGCGCTGCACCGGACTCGGCTGTTCGCTCGGCGCCGATCCGCGCGCCGCGATCACCGAACTGGTGAACCGCGCCGGTTCCGGTCAGCTGGGCGATATCTCGGCCAACGCGCTGCTCACCGCGGTGTCGGGATTCCTCGGCGGACCGCGCGCCGACCAGGCCGACCGGGTCGGTGAACTCGCCGACGCGCTGTCGGCGGCCGGGCGCGGCGATCGCGCCGCGCTCGCCACCCTGATCCAGCGAGAATCCGCGGCGATCAGCAGCGACGGCCAATTCGTGAACCGCTGCACCGACATTCAGCAGCCGCCCACACCCGTCAGGGCCAAGGAACTGATGGGCGAGTGGGCGAGCAAGTATCCGGTGTTCGGTCGCGCGAAGGCGATCTCGCTGATGGGCTGCGCGGCCTGGCCGGTGTCGAACACGCCGCAGCTGCCCGAGAAGCTCGACCTGCCGGTGCTGCTGCTCGGCGGCATCGCCGATCCGGTGGTCGGCAACGCCGGGCAGGCCTCGGTCGCCGGTGCACTCGGCAAAGCGGGCGCCAGGCAGGCCGGACTCACCTGGCAGGGCTTCGGTCATCCGGTGACCAATCATTCGACCTGTGCCCAGCGCATCCTGGTCGACTACCTGAAAGACGCGAAGCTGCCCGCCGACGGCACCGCCTGCCCGGCCTGATCGAGCGTCGATCAGCGCCTCTAGCGGCGCGTCGAGGAGGTCCGGGCAACCGGATCGACGGGATCCGGTGTACCGTGCCCCAGTGTTACTTCGACAGCTCGAGCCCCGCACCGCTCGCACCACCGCCGAGGTGATCAAGTTCGCACTCTGGCCCATCGCGGTCATGACCGTGCTGAACCGGGTTTTCATCAAGGCTGTCAACGGATACATCACCGATGACTTCCGTCCGGTCTACCAGGCATCACTGGACTTCCTGAACCGGCGGCCGGTCTACTGGGCGAACTTCGACTGGGTCGATCCGCACTACCTGTACTACCCGAGCGGCACGCTGCTGATCGCGCCCGTGGCATGGGTACACGACTACGAGAAGGCGCGCTGGCTGTTCATCCTGGTGAACGTCATCGCGATCCTGCTCGCCTGGTATCTGCTGCTGCGGCTGTTCCGCTTCACGGTGGGTTCGGTCGTCGCGCCGGTGTTGCTGCTGGCGATGTTCATGTCCGAGACCGTCACCAACACACTGGTCTTCACCAACGTCAACGGCTGCATCCTCGCCGCCGAGCTGATCTTCCTGCACCTGCTGCTCAAGCGTCGCGATCTGTGGGCCGGTGCGGCCCTCGGCTTGAGTCTCGCGGTGAAACCGACACTGATACCGCTGCTGCTCATCGCTCTCGTACGCGGTCAGTGGAAGGTCTTCCTCACCGCCCTCGGCGTGCCTGCCGCGTTGATGGCGATCGCCTGGCCGCTCTCGCAGGACCCGGAGAAGTTCTTCACCCACACCGCGCCCTACCTTTTCGAGACGCGCGACTACTTCAACAGCGCGATCGCGGGCAACGGTGAGTACTACGGCCTGCCGCCGTGGCTGATCTGGGGCATGCGCCTCGGCATGGGCGTGCTCGTCGCCATCTCGCTGTGGCTGCTCTACCGGTACTACCGCGAAGACGAACTGTTCTTCGTGTGCACCTCGTCCGGTGTGCTGCTCACCGCGATGTTCCTGCTGCCCTCGCTGGGCCAGATGTACTACTCGATGATGCTGTTCCCGTTCCTGATGACCGTGGTGCTGCGCAATTCGGTGCTGCGCAACTGGCCCGCCTGGCTCGCGGTCTTCGGGTTCATGAGCTACGACAAGTGGCTCTCGGACCGGCCCGGCTGGCAGCACTGGGGTCGCGATCTCGAGTACCTGCGCATCACCTTCGGCTGGGGTCTGCTGCTGCTCGTCGTGTTCTGCGTGCTCGGCGAGCGGTACCTGTCCGCGCGGCGCGAAGGACGGCTGCAGTTCGGCATCGACCCGACCTGGATCAAGCCGGTGCCCGGCACGGCGAAATCCGCGGCGCCCAGCTCGTCCAACGGCGCGGCGACAGCTGTCGCCAAACCTATTAGCGTGGAGTGATGAGTTCCGAAGCCGACACCTCCCTGCCCGCACCGCGGATCCAGCTGACGCCGCAGCAATGGCGGTCGAAGCTGAGCCCCGAGGAGTACGCGGTACTGCGCGAGGCCGCGACCGAACGCCCCTTCGTCGGTGAGTACACCGACACCAAAACCGAAGGCGTGTACCAGTGCCGGGCCTGCGGTGCCGAATTGTTCCGCAGCACCGAGAAATTCGACTCGCACTGCGGCTGGCCCTCGTTCTTCGACCCCGCCGAATCCGACGCGGTGATCCTGAAAGCCGACGAC
This genomic interval carries:
- a CDS encoding pyrimidine reductase family protein; translation: MQRSHNAIQLTDLNPGDLARLYAYPENLSAPWVRANFVASIDGAATSDGQSEGLGTPADKTVFLMLRELADVVLVGAGTVRSENYGGARTDPQVRRTLHQRGAGGHPDGAAPPIAVVTASAAIDVGARLLTDTTVPPLIITTATAPAERKQQLADAGAEVIEAGDLAVTPNGLLRVLAERGLYRVLCEGGPHLFGELLTADVVDDLCLTTAPILVGGTARRISLSAHEFHRRMRRAHLLLDDDGTMLTRWIRQ
- a CDS encoding glycosyltransferase family 87 protein, coding for MLLRQLEPRTARTTAEVIKFALWPIAVMTVLNRVFIKAVNGYITDDFRPVYQASLDFLNRRPVYWANFDWVDPHYLYYPSGTLLIAPVAWVHDYEKARWLFILVNVIAILLAWYLLLRLFRFTVGSVVAPVLLLAMFMSETVTNTLVFTNVNGCILAAELIFLHLLLKRRDLWAGAALGLSLAVKPTLIPLLLIALVRGQWKVFLTALGVPAALMAIAWPLSQDPEKFFTHTAPYLFETRDYFNSAIAGNGEYYGLPPWLIWGMRLGMGVLVAISLWLLYRYYREDELFFVCTSSGVLLTAMFLLPSLGQMYYSMMLFPFLMTVVLRNSVLRNWPAWLAVFGFMSYDKWLSDRPGWQHWGRDLEYLRITFGWGLLLLVVFCVLGERYLSARREGRLQFGIDPTWIKPVPGTAKSAAPSSSNGAATAVAKPISVE
- the msrB gene encoding peptide-methionine (R)-S-oxide reductase MsrB — encoded protein: MSSEADTSLPAPRIQLTPQQWRSKLSPEEYAVLREAATERPFVGEYTDTKTEGVYQCRACGAELFRSTEKFDSHCGWPSFFDPAESDAVILKADDTLGMHRVEVLCATCHSHLGHVFEGEGYNTPTDKRYCINSISLRLQPTEAPAD
- a CDS encoding alpha/beta hydrolase produces the protein MRWTRAVVLAATLSTVIAGCGAGPSDRPGVAVERQRVGGAATTSPAPPPPPSAELPKSDLSWRECTKPTLDLLGFGPAPAGLVLDCAEFTTPIDAAGSVSGKFRTAAIRAKLPQTPADVAPLVLTSGSDRSSTATLAGLATGPASALLAARPIVAVDRRGIGSSLPIDCLPAEIRKGMADNAQFGPGAADPVEAMIEYSQDGTIACRDFLQPSEGTFDAPHAADDIEQLRRVWQVEHIALLGTGNGAKVALSYARKYGDHLARLVLDSPEAVAVDATTRAEQQLTGAEAALTAFAQRCTGLGCSLGADPRAAITELVNRAGSGQLGDISANALLTAVSGFLGGPRADQADRVGELADALSAAGRGDRAALATLIQRESAAISSDGQFVNRCTDIQQPPTPVRAKELMGEWASKYPVFGRAKAISLMGCAAWPVSNTPQLPEKLDLPVLLLGGIADPVVGNAGQASVAGALGKAGARQAGLTWQGFGHPVTNHSTCAQRILVDYLKDAKLPADGTACPA